Proteins encoded in a region of the Labrus bergylta chromosome 9, fLabBer1.1, whole genome shotgun sequence genome:
- the atp11c gene encoding phospholipid-transporting ATPase IG isoform X5 → MLRRGLTRLLGGDERRVDSRTIYVGHRSSSTNEAFIPPKFCDNRIVSSKYTVWNFLPKNLFEQFRRIANFYFLIIFLVQVIVDTPTSPVTSGLPLFFVITVTAIKQGYEDWLRHKADNEVNKYPVTVLEDGRRIRKESEKIKVGDVVEVEEDKTFPCDLILLQSSRGDDTCFVTTASLDGESNHKTHYTVPDTEKDLESLNATIECEQPQPDLYKFVGRMHIYKTNQEPAVRSLGPENLLLKGATLKNTQKICGVAVYTGMETKMALNYQGKSQKRSAVEKSINAFLLVYLCILVSKALVCTTLKYVWQGKPGQDEPWYNEKTQREKDTNLYLKMFTDFLSFMVLFNFIIPVSMYVTVEMQKFLGSFFITWDKDFFDPEIKEGALVNTSDLNEELGQVEYVFTDKTGTLTQNNMEFIECCIDGFQYKYQDESSELDGLCVPDGPVSKLQQKAGREREELFLRALCLCHTVQVKESSEQGQGQGDGLTNQVDGLGVDGEVLHPAHEQRGFIASSPDEVALVKGAMRYGFTFLGLESKTMKILNRNKDIEMYELLHVLNFDPVRRRMSVIVRSKSGETLLFCKGADSSIFPRVKQEEVERIRMHVERNATEGYRTLCVAYKYLSEEEYAQADAGLREARLALQDREQKLMSVYNQVETGMSLIGATAVEDRLQEEAAETMEALQGAGMNVWVLTGDKMETAKSTCYACRLFQRSTELLELTVRTLEDGGRRREERLHELLLDYHKKAVQDAPPVKAGVTRRWSSANQDYGFIIDGATLSMVLNSSSESNASRYKNLFLQICQNCTAVLCCRMAPLQKAQIVKMVKNSKGCPITLSIGDGANDVSMILEAHVGIGIKGKEGRQAVRNSDYAIPKLKHLKKLLLAHGHLYYVRIAHLVQYFFYKNLCFILPQFLYQFFCGYSQQPLYDAAYLTMYNICFTSMPILAYSLLEQHICIEVLLDNATLYRDIAKNAMLRWGLFLYWTLLGVFHGLLFFFGVRFLFSNPALQDNGQVFGNWSYGTIVFTVLVFTVTLKLALDTRHWTWINHFVIWGSLAFYVFFSFFWGGIIWPFLKQQRLYFVFANMLSSVSAWLVIILLILVSLLPEILLVVFRKPRGPNARQLSENGLLTTSRLRPSHHFPTST, encoded by the exons CTTGGCGGCGATGAGAGAAGAGTGGACAGTCGAACTATCTACGTTGGCCATCGCTCATCTTCAACCAATGAGGCTTTCATCCCACCCAAGTTCTGTGATAACAGGATCGTGTCCTCCAAG TACACAGTTTGGAACTTTCTACCAAAGAACCTGTTTGAACAGTTTAGAAGAATTGCCAATTTCTACTTCCTTATCATCTTCCTGGTGCAG GTGATAGTGGACACACCCACCAGCCCAGTCACCAGTGGCCTACCCTTGTTTTTTGTGATCACAGTAACGGCTATTAAGCAG GGCTATGAGGACTGGCTACGGCACAAAGCTGACAATGAGGTGAACAAGTACCCAGTAACAGTGCTGGAGGACGGCCGGAGGATACGGAAGGAGAGTGAGAAGATCAAG gTCGGAGATGttgtggaggtggaggaagatAAGACCTTTCCCTGTGATTTAATACTGCTGCAGTCTAGCCGAGGCGACGACACATGTTTTGTTACCACAGCAAGTCTGGATGGAGAGTCAAACCATAAA acaCACTACACAGTGCCAGACACTGAGAAGGATCTGGAATCCCTCAACGCCACCATTGAGTGTGAACAGCCGCAGCCTGACCTTTACAA GTTTGTTGGACGCATGCACATCTACAAAACCAATCAAGAGCCTGCAGTAAG GTCTTTGGGCCCAGAAAACCTTCTGCTGAAAGGGGCAACTTTAAAGAACACTCAGAAAATCTGTG gtgTTGCAGTTTACACAGGCATGGAGACAAAGATGGCCCTTAACTACCAGGGCAAGTCTCAGAAACGCTCGGCTGTGGAGAA GTCCATCAATGCCTTCCTTCTGGTTTACCTTTGCATATTGGTTAGCAAGGCTCTAGTGTGCACAACATTAAAGTATGTGTGGCAGGGCAAGCCCGGACAAGATGAGCCTTGGTATAACGAGAAAAcccagagagagaaggacacCAATCTG TACCTAAAGATGTTCACCGACTTCCTGTCATTCATGGTGCTCTTCAACTTCATCATCCCCGTGTCCATGTATGTGACGGTTGAGATGCAAAAGTTTTTAGGATCCTTTTTCATCACCTGGGACAAGGACTTCTTCGACCCCGAAATCAAGGAGGGAGCGCTGGTCAACACATCAGACCTCAACGAGGAGCTGGGACAG GTGGAGTACGTCTTCACAGACAAGACTGGCACCCTTACTCAGAACAACATGGAGTTCATCGAGTGCTGCATCGACGGCTTCCAGTACAAGTACCAGGATGAAAGCTCTGAGCTGGACGGATTGTGTGTCCCAGATGGACCTGTGAGCAAACTACAGCAGAAAGCTGGCAGG GAGAGGGAGGAATTGTTTCTTCGTGCCCTGTGCCTGTGCCACACAGTCCAGGTGAAAGAGTCTTCAGAGCAGGGTCAAGGCCAAGGGGACGGACTGACAAACCAGGTGGATGGCTTAGGGGTGGATGGAGAGGTGCTCCATCCAGCTCATGAGCAGAGAGGCTTTATAGCCTCCTCACCTGATGAGGTTGCTCTGGTCAAGGGTGCAATGAG GTACGGCTTCACATTTCTGGGCCTGGAGAGCAAAACTATGAAAATTCTCAACAGGAACAAGGACATTGAAAT GTATGaactccttcatgtgttgaACTTTGATCCTGTAAGAAGGCGAATGAGTGTAATAGTCAGATCCAAATCAG gtgagacACTGCTCTTCTGTAAGGGAGCTGACTCTTCCATCTTTCCCCGTGTCAAACAAGAGGAGGTCGAAAGGATACGCATGCATGTGGAGCGTAATGCAACA GAGGGCTACAGGACGCTCTGTGTGGCCTACAAATATCTTAGTGAAGAGGAGTACGCCCAGGCAGATGCAGGACTGAGGGAAGCTCGGCTGGCTCTGCAGGACAGAGAGCAGAAGCTCATGTCTGTTTACAATCAGGTGGAGACCGGCATGAGTCTGATAGGAGCAACTGCTGTAGAAGATCG GCTTCaagaggaggcagcagagacCATGGAGGCTCTGCAGGGGGCGGGCATGAATGTTTGGGTCCTTACAGGGGATAAGATGGAGACGGCAAAGTCCACCTGTTATGCTTGTAGATTGTTCCAGAGAAGTACAGAGCTGCTGGAGCTGACAGTGCGTACtctggaggatggagggagaaggCGTGAGGAACGACTGCACGAGCTCTTGCTTGATTACCATAAGAAAGCCGTGCAGGATGCACCACCAGTTAAAGCAGGTGTCACCAG gcgCTGGTCTTCGGCAAACCAGGATTACGGTTTTATCATAGATGGAGCCACTCTTTCGATGGTGCTAAACTCCTCCTCTGAATCCAACGCGAGTCGCTACAAGAACCTGTTCCTGCAGATCTGTCAGAACTGTACAGCTGTGCTCTGCTGCCGCATGGCTCCTCTACAGAAGGCCCAG ATTGTTAAGATGGTGAAGAACTCCAAAGGATGCCCCATCACCCTTTCCATTGGAGATGGTGCCAATGATGTCAGCATGATTTTGGAAGCTCATGTTGGTATTG GTATTAAGGGTAAAGAGGGACGACAGGCAGTGAGGAACAGCGATTACGCCATCCCCAAACTCAAGCACCTCAAGAAACTTTTGTTGGCTCATGGACACCTCTACTATGTTCGCATTGCACACCTGGTGCAATATTTCTTTTACAAG AACCTTTGCTTCATCTTACCTCAGTTTTTGTACCAGTTCTTCTGTGGCTATTCCCAGCAA CCCCTGTATGACGCGGCCTATCTGACGATGTACAACATCTGCTTCACCTCTATGCCCATCCTGGCTTACAGTCTCCTTGAGCAGCACATTTGTATTGAGGTTCTGCTGGACAATGCTACCCTCTACAG AGACATTGCCAAGAACGCCATGTTGCGGTGGGGACTGTTCCTTTACTGGACTTTACTTGGAGTCTTCCATGGCTtgctcttcttctttggtgTCCGGTTTTTGTTCAGTAACCCTGCACTGCAGGATAACGGCCAG GTATTTGGCAACTGGTCGTATGGAACAATTGTCTTCACTGTCCTTGTCTTCACTGTTACACTTAAG CTTGCTCTGGACACACGGCACTGGACATGGATCAACCACTTTGTAATTTGGGGCTCCCTGGCTTTCTACGtgtttttcagctttttctGGGGAGGAATAATATG GCCTTTCCTGAAGCAGCAGCGTTTGTACTTTGTGTTTGCCAACATGCTGAGCTCAGTGTCAGCATGGCTGGTCATCATCTTGCTCATCCTCGTCAGCCTACTGCCAGAGATCCTGCTTGTGGTGTTCCGCAAGCCCCGAGGGCCCAACGCTCGACAG
- the atp11c gene encoding phospholipid-transporting ATPase IG isoform X1 — translation MLRRGLTRLLGGDERRVDSRTIYVGHRSSSTNEAFIPPKFCDNRIVSSKYTVWNFLPKNLFEQFRRIANFYFLIIFLVQVIVDTPTSPVTSGLPLFFVITVTAIKQGYEDWLRHKADNEVNKYPVTVLEDGRRIRKESEKIKVGDVVEVEEDKTFPCDLILLQSSRGDDTCFVTTASLDGESNHKTHYTVPDTEKDLESLNATIECEQPQPDLYKFVGRMHIYKTNQEPAVRSLGPENLLLKGATLKNTQKICGVAVYTGMETKMALNYQGKSQKRSAVEKSINAFLLVYLCILVSKALVCTTLKYVWQGKPGQDEPWYNEKTQREKDTNLYLKMFTDFLSFMVLFNFIIPVSMYVTVEMQKFLGSFFITWDKDFFDPEIKEGALVNTSDLNEELGQVEYVFTDKTGTLTQNNMEFIECCIDGFQYKYQDESSELDGLCVPDGPVSKLQQKAGREREELFLRALCLCHTVQVKESSEQGQGQGDGLTNQVDGLGVDGEVLHPAHEQRGFIASSPDEVALVKGAMRYGFTFLGLESKTMKILNRNKDIEMYELLHVLNFDPVRRRMSVIVRSKSGETLLFCKGADSSIFPRVKQEEVERIRMHVERNATEGYRTLCVAYKYLSEEEYAQADAGLREARLALQDREQKLMSVYNQVETGMSLIGATAVEDRLQEEAAETMEALQGAGMNVWVLTGDKMETAKSTCYACRLFQRSTELLELTVRTLEDGGRRREERLHELLLDYHKKAVQDAPPVKAGVTRRWSSANQDYGFIIDGATLSMVLNSSSESNASRYKNLFLQICQNCTAVLCCRMAPLQKAQIVKMVKNSKGCPITLSIGDGANDVSMILEAHVGIGIKGKEGRQAVRNSDYAIPKLKHLKKLLLAHGHLYYVRIAHLVQYFFYKNLCFILPQFLYQFFCGYSQQPLYDAAYLTMYNICFTSMPILAYSLLEQHICIEVLLDNATLYRDIAKNAMLRWGLFLYWTLLGVFHGLLFFFGVRFLFSNPALQDNGQVFGNWSYGTIVFTVLVFTVTLKLALDTRHWTWINHFVIWGSLAFYVFFSFFWGGIIWPFLKQQRLYFVFANMLSSVSAWLVIILLILVSLLPEILLVVFRKPRGPNARQKKLGQSSAGGPESPRSSARPLLMRTFSDESNTVI, via the exons CTTGGCGGCGATGAGAGAAGAGTGGACAGTCGAACTATCTACGTTGGCCATCGCTCATCTTCAACCAATGAGGCTTTCATCCCACCCAAGTTCTGTGATAACAGGATCGTGTCCTCCAAG TACACAGTTTGGAACTTTCTACCAAAGAACCTGTTTGAACAGTTTAGAAGAATTGCCAATTTCTACTTCCTTATCATCTTCCTGGTGCAG GTGATAGTGGACACACCCACCAGCCCAGTCACCAGTGGCCTACCCTTGTTTTTTGTGATCACAGTAACGGCTATTAAGCAG GGCTATGAGGACTGGCTACGGCACAAAGCTGACAATGAGGTGAACAAGTACCCAGTAACAGTGCTGGAGGACGGCCGGAGGATACGGAAGGAGAGTGAGAAGATCAAG gTCGGAGATGttgtggaggtggaggaagatAAGACCTTTCCCTGTGATTTAATACTGCTGCAGTCTAGCCGAGGCGACGACACATGTTTTGTTACCACAGCAAGTCTGGATGGAGAGTCAAACCATAAA acaCACTACACAGTGCCAGACACTGAGAAGGATCTGGAATCCCTCAACGCCACCATTGAGTGTGAACAGCCGCAGCCTGACCTTTACAA GTTTGTTGGACGCATGCACATCTACAAAACCAATCAAGAGCCTGCAGTAAG GTCTTTGGGCCCAGAAAACCTTCTGCTGAAAGGGGCAACTTTAAAGAACACTCAGAAAATCTGTG gtgTTGCAGTTTACACAGGCATGGAGACAAAGATGGCCCTTAACTACCAGGGCAAGTCTCAGAAACGCTCGGCTGTGGAGAA GTCCATCAATGCCTTCCTTCTGGTTTACCTTTGCATATTGGTTAGCAAGGCTCTAGTGTGCACAACATTAAAGTATGTGTGGCAGGGCAAGCCCGGACAAGATGAGCCTTGGTATAACGAGAAAAcccagagagagaaggacacCAATCTG TACCTAAAGATGTTCACCGACTTCCTGTCATTCATGGTGCTCTTCAACTTCATCATCCCCGTGTCCATGTATGTGACGGTTGAGATGCAAAAGTTTTTAGGATCCTTTTTCATCACCTGGGACAAGGACTTCTTCGACCCCGAAATCAAGGAGGGAGCGCTGGTCAACACATCAGACCTCAACGAGGAGCTGGGACAG GTGGAGTACGTCTTCACAGACAAGACTGGCACCCTTACTCAGAACAACATGGAGTTCATCGAGTGCTGCATCGACGGCTTCCAGTACAAGTACCAGGATGAAAGCTCTGAGCTGGACGGATTGTGTGTCCCAGATGGACCTGTGAGCAAACTACAGCAGAAAGCTGGCAGG GAGAGGGAGGAATTGTTTCTTCGTGCCCTGTGCCTGTGCCACACAGTCCAGGTGAAAGAGTCTTCAGAGCAGGGTCAAGGCCAAGGGGACGGACTGACAAACCAGGTGGATGGCTTAGGGGTGGATGGAGAGGTGCTCCATCCAGCTCATGAGCAGAGAGGCTTTATAGCCTCCTCACCTGATGAGGTTGCTCTGGTCAAGGGTGCAATGAG GTACGGCTTCACATTTCTGGGCCTGGAGAGCAAAACTATGAAAATTCTCAACAGGAACAAGGACATTGAAAT GTATGaactccttcatgtgttgaACTTTGATCCTGTAAGAAGGCGAATGAGTGTAATAGTCAGATCCAAATCAG gtgagacACTGCTCTTCTGTAAGGGAGCTGACTCTTCCATCTTTCCCCGTGTCAAACAAGAGGAGGTCGAAAGGATACGCATGCATGTGGAGCGTAATGCAACA GAGGGCTACAGGACGCTCTGTGTGGCCTACAAATATCTTAGTGAAGAGGAGTACGCCCAGGCAGATGCAGGACTGAGGGAAGCTCGGCTGGCTCTGCAGGACAGAGAGCAGAAGCTCATGTCTGTTTACAATCAGGTGGAGACCGGCATGAGTCTGATAGGAGCAACTGCTGTAGAAGATCG GCTTCaagaggaggcagcagagacCATGGAGGCTCTGCAGGGGGCGGGCATGAATGTTTGGGTCCTTACAGGGGATAAGATGGAGACGGCAAAGTCCACCTGTTATGCTTGTAGATTGTTCCAGAGAAGTACAGAGCTGCTGGAGCTGACAGTGCGTACtctggaggatggagggagaaggCGTGAGGAACGACTGCACGAGCTCTTGCTTGATTACCATAAGAAAGCCGTGCAGGATGCACCACCAGTTAAAGCAGGTGTCACCAG gcgCTGGTCTTCGGCAAACCAGGATTACGGTTTTATCATAGATGGAGCCACTCTTTCGATGGTGCTAAACTCCTCCTCTGAATCCAACGCGAGTCGCTACAAGAACCTGTTCCTGCAGATCTGTCAGAACTGTACAGCTGTGCTCTGCTGCCGCATGGCTCCTCTACAGAAGGCCCAG ATTGTTAAGATGGTGAAGAACTCCAAAGGATGCCCCATCACCCTTTCCATTGGAGATGGTGCCAATGATGTCAGCATGATTTTGGAAGCTCATGTTGGTATTG GTATTAAGGGTAAAGAGGGACGACAGGCAGTGAGGAACAGCGATTACGCCATCCCCAAACTCAAGCACCTCAAGAAACTTTTGTTGGCTCATGGACACCTCTACTATGTTCGCATTGCACACCTGGTGCAATATTTCTTTTACAAG AACCTTTGCTTCATCTTACCTCAGTTTTTGTACCAGTTCTTCTGTGGCTATTCCCAGCAA CCCCTGTATGACGCGGCCTATCTGACGATGTACAACATCTGCTTCACCTCTATGCCCATCCTGGCTTACAGTCTCCTTGAGCAGCACATTTGTATTGAGGTTCTGCTGGACAATGCTACCCTCTACAG AGACATTGCCAAGAACGCCATGTTGCGGTGGGGACTGTTCCTTTACTGGACTTTACTTGGAGTCTTCCATGGCTtgctcttcttctttggtgTCCGGTTTTTGTTCAGTAACCCTGCACTGCAGGATAACGGCCAG GTATTTGGCAACTGGTCGTATGGAACAATTGTCTTCACTGTCCTTGTCTTCACTGTTACACTTAAG CTTGCTCTGGACACACGGCACTGGACATGGATCAACCACTTTGTAATTTGGGGCTCCCTGGCTTTCTACGtgtttttcagctttttctGGGGAGGAATAATATG GCCTTTCCTGAAGCAGCAGCGTTTGTACTTTGTGTTTGCCAACATGCTGAGCTCAGTGTCAGCATGGCTGGTCATCATCTTGCTCATCCTCGTCAGCCTACTGCCAGAGATCCTGCTTGTGGTGTTCCGCAAGCCCCGAGGGCCCAACGCTCGACAG AAGAAGCTGGGTCAGTCGAGCGCCGGGGGCCCCGAGTCTCCCCGGTCTTCAGCCAGGCCCCTGCTCATGAGAACCTTTTCAGATGAGTCCAATACTGTCATTTAA
- the atp11c gene encoding phospholipid-transporting ATPase IG isoform X6 produces the protein MLRRGLTRLLGGDERRVDSRTIYVGHRSSSTNEAFIPPKFCDNRIVSSKYTVWNFLPKNLFEQFRRIANFYFLIIFLVQVIVDTPTSPVTSGLPLFFVITVTAIKQGYEDWLRHKADNEVNKYPVTVLEDGRRIRKESEKIKVGDVVEVEEDKTFPCDLILLQSSRGDDTCFVTTASLDGESNHKTHYTVPDTEKDLESLNATIECEQPQPDLYKFVGRMHIYKTNQEPAVRSLGPENLLLKGATLKNTQKICGVAVYTGMETKMALNYQGKSQKRSAVEKSINAFLLVYLCILVSKALVCTTLKYVWQGKPGQDEPWYNEKTQREKDTNLYLKMFTDFLSFMVLFNFIIPVSMYVTVEMQKFLGSFFITWDKDFFDPEIKEGALVNTSDLNEELGQVEYVFTDKTGTLTQNNMEFIECCIDGFQYKYQDESSELDGLCVPDGPVSKLQQKAGREREELFLRALCLCHTVQVKESSEQGQGQGDGLTNQVDGLGVDGEVLHPAHEQRGFIASSPDEVALVKGAMRYGFTFLGLESKTMKILNRNKDIEMYELLHVLNFDPVRRRMSVIVRSKSGETLLFCKGADSSIFPRVKQEEVERIRMHVERNATEGYRTLCVAYKYLSEEEYAQADAGLREARLALQDREQKLMSVYNQVETGMSLIGATAVEDRLQEEAAETMEALQGAGMNVWVLTGDKMETAKSTCYACRLFQRSTELLELTVRTLEDGGRRREERLHELLLDYHKKAVQDAPPVKAGVTRRWSSANQDYGFIIDGATLSMVLNSSSESNASRYKNLFLQICQNCTAVLCCRMAPLQKAQIVKMVKNSKGCPITLSIGDGANDVSMILEAHVGIGIKGKEGRQAVRNSDYAIPKLKHLKKLLLAHGHLYYVRIAHLVQYFFYKNLCFILPQFLYQFFCGYSQQPLYDAAYLTMYNICFTSMPILAYSLLEQHICIEVLLDNATLYRDIAKNAMLRWGLFLYWTLLGVFHGLLFFFGVRFLFSNPALQDNGQVFGNWSYGTIVFTVLVFTVTLKLALDTRHWTWINHFVIWGSLAFYVFFSFFWGGIIWPFLKQQRLYFVFANMLSSVSAWLVIILLILVSLLPEILLVVFRKPRGPNARQIAPVTPLSYKHLKEDD, from the exons CTTGGCGGCGATGAGAGAAGAGTGGACAGTCGAACTATCTACGTTGGCCATCGCTCATCTTCAACCAATGAGGCTTTCATCCCACCCAAGTTCTGTGATAACAGGATCGTGTCCTCCAAG TACACAGTTTGGAACTTTCTACCAAAGAACCTGTTTGAACAGTTTAGAAGAATTGCCAATTTCTACTTCCTTATCATCTTCCTGGTGCAG GTGATAGTGGACACACCCACCAGCCCAGTCACCAGTGGCCTACCCTTGTTTTTTGTGATCACAGTAACGGCTATTAAGCAG GGCTATGAGGACTGGCTACGGCACAAAGCTGACAATGAGGTGAACAAGTACCCAGTAACAGTGCTGGAGGACGGCCGGAGGATACGGAAGGAGAGTGAGAAGATCAAG gTCGGAGATGttgtggaggtggaggaagatAAGACCTTTCCCTGTGATTTAATACTGCTGCAGTCTAGCCGAGGCGACGACACATGTTTTGTTACCACAGCAAGTCTGGATGGAGAGTCAAACCATAAA acaCACTACACAGTGCCAGACACTGAGAAGGATCTGGAATCCCTCAACGCCACCATTGAGTGTGAACAGCCGCAGCCTGACCTTTACAA GTTTGTTGGACGCATGCACATCTACAAAACCAATCAAGAGCCTGCAGTAAG GTCTTTGGGCCCAGAAAACCTTCTGCTGAAAGGGGCAACTTTAAAGAACACTCAGAAAATCTGTG gtgTTGCAGTTTACACAGGCATGGAGACAAAGATGGCCCTTAACTACCAGGGCAAGTCTCAGAAACGCTCGGCTGTGGAGAA GTCCATCAATGCCTTCCTTCTGGTTTACCTTTGCATATTGGTTAGCAAGGCTCTAGTGTGCACAACATTAAAGTATGTGTGGCAGGGCAAGCCCGGACAAGATGAGCCTTGGTATAACGAGAAAAcccagagagagaaggacacCAATCTG TACCTAAAGATGTTCACCGACTTCCTGTCATTCATGGTGCTCTTCAACTTCATCATCCCCGTGTCCATGTATGTGACGGTTGAGATGCAAAAGTTTTTAGGATCCTTTTTCATCACCTGGGACAAGGACTTCTTCGACCCCGAAATCAAGGAGGGAGCGCTGGTCAACACATCAGACCTCAACGAGGAGCTGGGACAG GTGGAGTACGTCTTCACAGACAAGACTGGCACCCTTACTCAGAACAACATGGAGTTCATCGAGTGCTGCATCGACGGCTTCCAGTACAAGTACCAGGATGAAAGCTCTGAGCTGGACGGATTGTGTGTCCCAGATGGACCTGTGAGCAAACTACAGCAGAAAGCTGGCAGG GAGAGGGAGGAATTGTTTCTTCGTGCCCTGTGCCTGTGCCACACAGTCCAGGTGAAAGAGTCTTCAGAGCAGGGTCAAGGCCAAGGGGACGGACTGACAAACCAGGTGGATGGCTTAGGGGTGGATGGAGAGGTGCTCCATCCAGCTCATGAGCAGAGAGGCTTTATAGCCTCCTCACCTGATGAGGTTGCTCTGGTCAAGGGTGCAATGAG GTACGGCTTCACATTTCTGGGCCTGGAGAGCAAAACTATGAAAATTCTCAACAGGAACAAGGACATTGAAAT GTATGaactccttcatgtgttgaACTTTGATCCTGTAAGAAGGCGAATGAGTGTAATAGTCAGATCCAAATCAG gtgagacACTGCTCTTCTGTAAGGGAGCTGACTCTTCCATCTTTCCCCGTGTCAAACAAGAGGAGGTCGAAAGGATACGCATGCATGTGGAGCGTAATGCAACA GAGGGCTACAGGACGCTCTGTGTGGCCTACAAATATCTTAGTGAAGAGGAGTACGCCCAGGCAGATGCAGGACTGAGGGAAGCTCGGCTGGCTCTGCAGGACAGAGAGCAGAAGCTCATGTCTGTTTACAATCAGGTGGAGACCGGCATGAGTCTGATAGGAGCAACTGCTGTAGAAGATCG GCTTCaagaggaggcagcagagacCATGGAGGCTCTGCAGGGGGCGGGCATGAATGTTTGGGTCCTTACAGGGGATAAGATGGAGACGGCAAAGTCCACCTGTTATGCTTGTAGATTGTTCCAGAGAAGTACAGAGCTGCTGGAGCTGACAGTGCGTACtctggaggatggagggagaaggCGTGAGGAACGACTGCACGAGCTCTTGCTTGATTACCATAAGAAAGCCGTGCAGGATGCACCACCAGTTAAAGCAGGTGTCACCAG gcgCTGGTCTTCGGCAAACCAGGATTACGGTTTTATCATAGATGGAGCCACTCTTTCGATGGTGCTAAACTCCTCCTCTGAATCCAACGCGAGTCGCTACAAGAACCTGTTCCTGCAGATCTGTCAGAACTGTACAGCTGTGCTCTGCTGCCGCATGGCTCCTCTACAGAAGGCCCAG ATTGTTAAGATGGTGAAGAACTCCAAAGGATGCCCCATCACCCTTTCCATTGGAGATGGTGCCAATGATGTCAGCATGATTTTGGAAGCTCATGTTGGTATTG GTATTAAGGGTAAAGAGGGACGACAGGCAGTGAGGAACAGCGATTACGCCATCCCCAAACTCAAGCACCTCAAGAAACTTTTGTTGGCTCATGGACACCTCTACTATGTTCGCATTGCACACCTGGTGCAATATTTCTTTTACAAG AACCTTTGCTTCATCTTACCTCAGTTTTTGTACCAGTTCTTCTGTGGCTATTCCCAGCAA CCCCTGTATGACGCGGCCTATCTGACGATGTACAACATCTGCTTCACCTCTATGCCCATCCTGGCTTACAGTCTCCTTGAGCAGCACATTTGTATTGAGGTTCTGCTGGACAATGCTACCCTCTACAG AGACATTGCCAAGAACGCCATGTTGCGGTGGGGACTGTTCCTTTACTGGACTTTACTTGGAGTCTTCCATGGCTtgctcttcttctttggtgTCCGGTTTTTGTTCAGTAACCCTGCACTGCAGGATAACGGCCAG GTATTTGGCAACTGGTCGTATGGAACAATTGTCTTCACTGTCCTTGTCTTCACTGTTACACTTAAG CTTGCTCTGGACACACGGCACTGGACATGGATCAACCACTTTGTAATTTGGGGCTCCCTGGCTTTCTACGtgtttttcagctttttctGGGGAGGAATAATATG GCCTTTCCTGAAGCAGCAGCGTTTGTACTTTGTGTTTGCCAACATGCTGAGCTCAGTGTCAGCATGGCTGGTCATCATCTTGCTCATCCTCGTCAGCCTACTGCCAGAGATCCTGCTTGTGGTGTTCCGCAAGCCCCGAGGGCCCAACGCTCGACAG